In Rhinolophus ferrumequinum isolate MPI-CBG mRhiFer1 chromosome 8, mRhiFer1_v1.p, whole genome shotgun sequence, the DNA window tcaaaaactaaatgaaaagaaataaagagcaaataAACACAATAGAAAGTGCCTTAAGGAAGGAAATAGGAGAATTGagataaaaatttataaacagatatgaaaaaagaaataaggatttgagagaaatataaatataaagataggCACAAAATGTCATGTATAGATAACCAGAGTTCTGGAAGAAGATAAGAAAGCAATGAAACAGGTTAAATACTAAAAAGCTATAATTTAAGGACACTTTCCGGATATAAAAAGTATGAAGCTACAAACTGAAAGCGCACACTGAGTAACTGACGCTATTTACCCAGAATGACCAATGCCAAGAACTATACTAGTAAAATTACtggactttaaagaaaaagaaaatccttttgtgtttctaaaaagaaaaagaaagaagcatatGGCTTATAAGGGAAAGTAAGTTAGATTATTATCAGACATTTCCAACATTTTATgccagaaagaaatggaataatgCATTTAAATAAAGTGTAAGCCAAGGATTTTACTTTCAGTAAAACTGACTTTCCATTGTAAACACAAATTGTTACCAGCATGTAAGAGCTCAAGGAATATTGTTTCCGTGAGCCTTTTCTGAGGAATCTACTAGAAAACAAGTTTGAAGAACCAGAATAACTACAGAAACATCAATATAAGGACTGATGGCAAGcattagatatatttattttctgataaacTAAAGCTGAAATTAGCGCAAAGAGGGAGATATATGATATGTAATGGCTCTGTAATATGACCCTGACGATATaatacaacaatttttaaaaacagcgtGTGAGTGGGGagtaaaggaaattttttaatgttttgataatCAAGTTAGTGGTGCTGATAGTTCTGTTATTCCAATACTGTTGACCAAATGAATATAGGATATTCTACATCTGTTGTCTTCTTTGTCTTTGAGTCCTGAACTGGAAGAAAGGAGATGCCAACGTCATGGAGAAGAGGCTAAGCAAAAGCAAAGTAGTTTGAATTCAATTTAGTAATATcactacaaaatcaatgtattttttcctttatgactGTTAACACTTAAAACACTTAGAAATCGTAACCAACCCAGTAGAAAGAGCCTCAAGATTATTGTCTTGAAATGTTATTTCTCACTAAAAGAACCAGGGcctggagaaatgactgatttcaGGCCTGGGGCAATAACTGTACAGAATGAGTATGGAACATCTAGTCCCATAAGATAATGAGGAAACTAGCAAAGTCTGCTATGGTCTTGTCAAAAGGACTCAGAAGACAACTTGAAGGGGCTTCTACTCTCCAAGGATAGAATAATTTGAGTTTCAGTGATGATAATAATTGCATCTGATTGAAGCCAATCGTGTAAATCTTTGAGtttataaagatattaaaaaacattttaaaattggttaCCTGTAGGGGATGACGAGGCATCATTTCATTATATTGTTAAATAAGTAACTGATGCGTTGGCAAAACTCATAAAGAAAAGGACAGAATGAtacatttatcctgcctttcctccACCGACTCTACCACCATGTAACCAAATAGAAGAAGGGAAGCAGATCCTGTAAAAGTATTCTAACTAATaatgaaaagagagaacaaaagaactTTTTGCCAACATCAATTAATGGATATAGGTACTAAGCTTCAATACCAACTATGATCACAAAATGAGAGAGAAGCAGATATACGTGCTTACTATATATACTCTTgccaatattccctatgctcttgTGAAAGGCATCAAATCTTAGTTTAAACCAGAATCTAGATTCAGCTGACAATTTGTCAGAGGAAACAGGAGCATGAAAACTGCACTGTAAGTATGCAATCAGCAAGTCTACACTGGGGAAAACTCTACAGGTCAAAAGTCCTGAATTCTTCACAAATAAATTGTAAGAAGTGAAAGgaatggatggaaaaaaaaaacttaaaagacatATCAAAGTATTAAAAAGTGGATAAAATTATAGTATCTAGGAAAGCacatttggattaaaaaaagcAACTATAAAAATCCAAGGAAGCAATTATTGAATAGTATATTATCTACTCACAGGACAGAGCAGGCTGTGTTTGGGTAGGGAACATGGAAGGACCTTCTCGAGTGGCTGGTGATATTGTATTTCTTGACCTTAGTAGTGGCTATAAAATGTtcactttataataattttttgagCCATATCTTGCTTTGAttggttttctgtatttatggTTGCTTATACaacgatttttaaaaatagtcattaaataatcttttttgaGTTCTTATTATATATCAGCCTTTATTTGATGTTGGCAAGGCAAACATTAACACATTTCGTACAGCGGGGACAATTACATTAGATTGTGTTAAGAATGGGGCGAGTATAGGAGATACTTTGGGAGCACATGAGAAGGACACCTGATCCAACTATGGGGGTCCAAGCAGGCTTTTTCCAAACCTGAAGCCAGACTTTGGCTTTTTTCCAAAGTCTGAAGTATGCATGGGTATTAGCTTGGTGGAGAGCTGGGGGAGAAGCAGAGGAACACCCCTGGAAGGAGTGGAAATAACATTTGGGACAAGATCgatatgagagagaaaaatagtgaTTTTGTGGAACTGAAAGAAGTTCAGTCTTCATGAAAagtaacatgaaaagaaaatgcgAGGGAGAGGTGTTGGGAGAGGAACAGGGGCAAGATCCTGAATTACCTTTTAATTCATATTAAGATGTTAATTTTGTATAGAGGAAACTATTCTATCTTTTAAACGTACGTGAcctcagatttgcattttagaaagactaTTCTCCCTACATTACAGAGCATGGCATGGATGCAGATTGGTAGCGGTGGTGATGTTGGTGAGAGATACTGGAAGCGGGGAGGCTGACTAGCTAGAAAGGCTGTTGCCTTAGTACAGGTGAGAGATGACACTTGCTTGAAAGATACCTGAGCTGTGGGGATGGACAGAAGTGTACAGGTCAAGAGGCATTTATAGGACAGAAATTACAGAACTTGGTCATTGCCTGGGTATAGGGAAAGAAGGATAGGAAGGAGTCAAaggtaatttttatgtttcagtcaTTGAATTAAAGTTAATGTCATTTCCTGAGAGAGTAGCACACAGACCATGAATTCAAGGAAGAAATTTTGGTAGATAATGGGGCATATTGAATTTGCTGTACTTATGAGAAATCTAATTGGATATATATGCTAGTCATTGAGATATAAATGTctgacacacagaggagagagtTGGGCTAGTGGTACAGATTTCAGAATGCCACGTGGATGATGATTAAAGTTATGTAAATGGATGCAATAAACCAGAGAGAATATAAACAGTGAGAGAAATAAATGCCCATAACAGAATTCTAAGGAACTCTAACATCTCTGTAATTGACAGAGAAAGAATCACCCACATAGGAGTCTGAGAAGGATAGGAGAAAAACCATTATACTCTGGTGTCACAGAAACCAAGGGAAAAGAATGTTGCAATAAGGGGTGTTTGACATTGTCAACTAAAGTCGGGAAAGATATAGTCTGAGAGATGGACATTGGATTTagcaaaataattacatttcaacATCTCAGACCATTGCCACACCAAATGCCATATTCATTTAAATGCATTTACTTCAAGAGGTTTGGAAAATGACTGCATTTGCTATTGTGTTGATAAGATGCTTCTGTTTCACCAGAGAATAACAGAGCATTTTATTTGACCTGACACTGACATTATTCtaaggtttatttgtttttcagatggaATAATCGAAACATAGGTAAACTCCAgcgcccaccacctgtttttgtatatGAAGTTCTACTGGAATATAGCTAGGCCTATTAGTTTATAGCCACGCCcatttattcagtcatctgtggctgcttttcCACTCTATTGGAAAGTttacataacaacaaaaaatgcatggcctgcaaagttgaaaatatttactacctggccctttacagaagaagTTTGCTGACGCCCGACCTAGAGTCTAGACTTCAGACTAAAGCAGCAACTTACAAATCCTGACTTGCACAGTAACTCTTaattttttgtatctgtatgATCTCCATGTTTAGACAAAAGGAACCCTTCTGGGGTTGATTTGGAAAGcaaaatttcaaaaggaaaatgttcacAGCCATCCTAAGCAAACATAACAGAACATGACCACATCCCTTTTGTGTTTGGGTCAACTGATGGCAGAAAGATCTGGAACCATCTACGTCTTCCTGGAGAAACGATGTTGTAAGTCCACCGCAGGCTCTTGAATATGTGTGCTGCAGACCACAGAACACTTACCTCAGTTTACTGTTGCAATGGTGGCAACGGAAGCAGGACTTATGAAAACTCTGCTTGTCTGCTGTTAGGCACTCCATTGGGTAAACTGTCTTTTGACAAAgtatacatatttctttgtcttggaGTAgcagtttctaaaaataaaaatgtacaaaagctTATTTAGTGTTCTTTTCAGTCATActgtagaaacaaaacaaacatcagCTACATATTAACTGGTCATGCAGTTCAAGTAGAAAGCTCTAAGAATCTTGTTCTGACATTCCTTCTCTGGATATAAGCTGTCCTACCAACAGGTCTGAGACTCTGGTACAATCAACCTTACTCTAGTGTCTCTACTATTTTATACATTGTACAAGTTGACTTTTATTGTTTAAGGAaacatatataagtaaaatatgtttGTTAACTTTAATAcgttaaaaagaatgtatagtaaACTCAGCCTGGGGAGTCCGCTAATCACTCTAGCTAGATAACTGAACTTTCCATGTATATAAAGGTTTACACCTAACTTGGTCCAAAGCTTTTATTGTTTAAAGCATTCTggagagatttttctaaaatatgcacATGTCTTTTCAGCTAAGGACGTtgtgtttgtttaaatattttctggatgACTTAGTGTTGACCTCTATGACACCAATTCTTAACTTGAATCCAAAGAGACTCCTGATTACATTGAAGAGTTCATGGCCTTTTGTCCTCAGTCTAAATGGCTTTGGATTTCAGGTCTTTCTGGATTTGCATGTCTGCCTGTTAAAGTCCCCCACCACTTCCCTTGCTTTAAAGTACCTATATTTACATGCTGCTGTCAGGTGAATGCTAGCTCCTATGACTAATAATAGTAGTTGTATTACTAACCAGTGTTTGCACAGTGGTTCAGAAGTTACCTCAGTATCGTTTGGATCCTCACAATGATCCAGTGAGAATGACTAAGTTTTCATCTTAGTTATACATAAAAGCATACAAGCTCAAggatttttatacaaataaataaatatatatatatatatatatatatatatatatatatatatatatatatatatatatacttatttgtgCTTCGAGGCTCAATTTAAGCTATTGAGAGATCACTTTTGTTTATTGGGCTCTAGTAGgagaaatatttctatatttaacatCAGGGtgatttttcgtttgtttgttttgtggggtatttttttgtattttctatatgtttgtCGCTATCGTAACAGAAATCGAGCATTTGAAATTAATTAGACAACTTTGCTTAATTATGCCAGAAGCAAGCACATTAAGAAATCATATTAACCCAAGAAACTAGACACATATGTTGCAAATATGATAGAGGCATTGTTATTAGTttcagcagttttatttttaggcTTGCTATTTCTTTCAATCTGTCTAAAAGAATGGATTAGGCTAATGATACACATTAATTATGTCAAATCCTTTTATTGTGAAGCCTCATTAATTGTAAAAtgtaaggaaatataaataaatgagctgTTCGTTGATGTACTAAGTTCATGTTTTAAATCTCCCTCCTTCCAAAtacaatcaaatttttaaaatgcactatCCATGTTCATCTGCGAATGAGGTGAACTGAGCTATCATTCAAGATTtaagaaaggtgaaaaaaatcagtcatagaaaaaaaatcagtggcatTAAAGAAAGCTAACTCCATTGAACTCAATGACAATAATTAAATACACAAAGGGTCTAATTCCATACCTACACTTTTGTCAGAGACACCAATCAATAAACATCCTTAAAGCACATATCATGAGTGTAAATTATTTCTTGGATTATTACCAGGCTTTATTGAGTTCAACTGCAACCACCACTTCAGTCTGGCAGTGAAAAATGTGTCAATAGTAGGTCAAGGGATATTATCTAATATTGTCTTAAACAAGCGGatgaaataataacttttaataagGAATATTAATAATGTGCTATGGGTgtacaattattaataaatatatagttgCATATAATCATTAATACTGTCATCATAACAATTATTTTATCTGCTGCTTTGTACCTTGAAAAATACTGTAATCTATATATGTAATAGTATTTGTTATTCTCACACAGTGCAGGTGAATCATATTATATGCTTTTGTAAAGGGAAAGTGGTAAAAGGAAGCGTTGTAAACACAAGGACATTGGCAACCAGGGAAAGCGGTTAGTCTTAGGTTATATTGTTTAGTTACTTCCACGCACTCTTTTAACTGCATCTTAGCTATGGAACACATGCCTTTAAATGGGTTAATCTCCCTTCACATTTTGCAAGCCTAGTTACCACTTATAAATGCAGATTCCTCTTGGAAGGCAGTTCTCATCTCAGCTGCAGAAGAATCTGAGGTTGCACATCCCAGACTTCCAAAAACTCTTTCACTCTCCTGCCACGTCTTTTGAAAATTCTTCCTGAGCTCTTTAGGTGAATCcgaaatatctaaaatatgtcCAGCGATGACATCTTCGTAGGTCGGTGGGGCATGCTTGAAGTCAAAGCCAGATCTGCCAGCTTCTGAGTTATGCGAAGACACCGTCATCTTCGATCCAACAATTTGATTCTCAAACGCATCCAAGCCTGAGAAATGTTCACTTAGAGACCTTGTTTCAGAGCGTACACTGGGCTGCTTAACAGGAATGTTTTCTTGCAACTCTTTAGGACGATTGCAAGAAAAGCCGGTAAAACTAGTGTTTTCTAAAGATGTTAATCCAAATCCCTCCTTGCAAAACGCACgactttcttgttttctattatGGTTTGCTTCTCCATTTACATAAACTCTTGTGTTTGACTTGGCTTCAAAAACTGGGTCATCTTCAAATTCCCTGAACcatctgtttatttcattttcatggtcATTCACGAAATTCTCAGCCATTTGAACAGTTCGGTTGGCTGCTTCATATCTCTGCGTGTGCTCTGACAGGTGAGGCCCTTCCACTTGGCGGATGATTTCGACTGAGTCAAAACTTTCAGTTTCCGGCACTAGGTGCTTAGTAGAATTCATCCCCTCTTTGTGAACGTAAGTCGcccttttctctactttcctAACTTCCTCTTGAGCTTCCATGGATTCTCTGAAGGAACCACTATCAACATGATTTACATTTATAGGTATTGTGATTGTAGGGGGAGAGTCCGTACCACgagtttctattttaatttgaCGACGAAGGGTTGCAGGAGACGTGATGATCTCAGATCTTTTCTCTACAATCGGAACCGGGCTTACTGGTGAACATGGAATGGCCCCTCTGGATAACTTTGCAGTGGTGTCTTTGAGTTTGACAAGTTGTTCAGAGCGACTCCTGGGTGGAGAAGGGGAAGTATTTGCTCTGTGAATTCCAGATGTTTGTGACACAGGCCTTGGTGATGGTTCAGCAAAACTGTCCTTTTTAGGAGTCTGAGAAAACTCATCCTTAGGAGAGGTTTCTGTTCGTCGAGCGGTCGACTCGATTGTTATAAAAGTTGGTGATGGTGAGCGTGTTTttaaagaaggaggagaaaccttcctattatctaatttaatttcctGATGGGTTTTCACGTTATTATGAGTAGTTGCTTGGTGATGAGTTGCTGCTTGGCGGTGCTGGGTTTTTTCTGTGATGGTATTTTCTTTCTGCTCAGTGCTTTTATTACAGCTGACATCGACATGAGATACTTTAGATAATGCTTCATTAAGACCGGTaggtttatttctctgttttcctgctTTGGAGGATATCATGGCtgtttgaattatattttcacaGGACTCGAGCATATCCTCCGCTTGagttttaatatgcattatttcttctttaattttttctatgttACTCTCCAGAGCAATGTGAACTccatattctcttttttcttcactcAATAGCCATACCGGAATAATATTTAACAGTGTCTGAAATGTTTGAAGGCCATTTTTATCTGGCTCTGCTTCAAACTGTTTTACTCTAGACAAAATCTGTTGTAGTTCTTCACGTTTTCTCAAAAACTCCAATATATTTATAGCACACTTTCCATTATCCTTCTGAGATTCtttcacagaggaaaataaagatttGTTCTGTGTAATCTCTTGCTTTGAATCTTTAGTATTAGAAAAGATTTGTTTCTGTTGTATGCCCTTGACTCCAAGACATTTTTCTTCCTGAAGATTATTATATGGCTGCGGCAATTTTTTCTGTTCAACTTGACTTTCAGAAGTCTGTATGTGTGTTTGCTGAAAATCCTCAGTCTGTGAATCAAGATGTGTATCAGTAACCTTTTGCTTGACTACCTTCTGTTCTGATTTATTCAAATGTCCTTGTTTTCTTTCAACTATTAGTCTCTCTTCTTTTGAACGAATCATCGGTGCGCCCTCAATTGCTTCTTCCGTTCCTGGAAGTTTTCCACTCTCAGATTCTCTaaattctctctgcttctcattAACTCCATTGAGCTTACTTTCAAGGCTTTTCCCTGCAGGTTCTACAGGCAATCTTAGTGttactcttttctccttcttagGTACTTGGTAACATTTTTCAGGTACTGATTGCTTATCACTATATTCATTGcgtgcttcagttttcttggaTTCCTGGTACTGTTGTTTGGTGATGGTTCGCACGGCAACTTCAGATTGCTTTTTATGGCTTTCGTAGCTGTggtctgtttcatttaattcatgATCTAGAGTTGGAATCTTGACGGTTCTAACTTTGATACTTGGGGAAACTGGTTTACTTTGGGGCAAGTGCAGCTGCTCCAGATACTTCTGCTGTGTTTGTTGTGTACTACATTCTTGGCGACTCTGCTTCATTTCGCAAGCTGATTTAGATTGTATCATGTTCCTTGAGCTCTGTAAAACTTCCTTTTTCGTAGTACTTTTGTCTTCTGAGGCTGCTAGAACATGTTGGAGCCTCTTGGCAGCAAGTGTTACTGCTGGCATTGTGGAAAGCTGGTTATCCATACATAGTCCTAGTGCCTGAGAATGATTTTGAGAGTCTGGGTTGGGTTGGGCTATGGTGACCCCTGATTCTATTCCAGGTTGGGGAACCCCTGCGTTTGTTTTTTGTAACAGCACTTCCTTTTCCAACTctgatatattttgattttggcATTCCTTTTTGACCATGTTATAGCAAGAACTctgctgtttctgtttttcaagctGTTCTCTTTGTTGTCTGTACCTTTCTTCAGCAATCATTAAAGGTGTCTTAAATTTTCTCACATAAGGTTTTGGACTTTGTTGTCCTGAGCCCACAGGAAATGAATGAGATTTTACGAGAGgtgtttttccttgtttgtccTTGGGTGTTGAAGTTTCTGGAACTGTCTGTGAGAGAGACCTTGCAGAGTCCATAGACACTTGTTTTCTTTCACCAGTACATTTTTTAGACATATTCTGCTTTGTCTCGGTGTGTTCACTGCTAGTTGCCACCATTACTCTTTTCTCATCCTTTGAGGGAGGAATTTCACATTCTATATCTGCCAGGGAATTTTCCGATACAACTTTTGGGGAACCATGATACATTTTATCTGCTATATGCTTAGGTAGTTTGGGTTTGGGAAGTGTAGGAGGTGGTAGACGTGCTCTTGATTTCCCTGTTACGATTTTAGCCTGAGAATGAGTTTGTTGAGAGCTTGAGGCTTCTTCTTGGGAATATTGTACGAATGCTCCACTATGCTTTTCTTgaacagaggaggaaaggagatgtGCTGGTTTCAGAGATGGAGTTGGAGgacggggaggaggaggaaacactGACAGACATTCTCTTTCAGATTTCTCATCTTCTGGTGGTGGAGGAAGAAGGAGGCCTGGGAAACTTTCAAATTCAGCCTTTATCTTCTCTGTGGACAGTGAGGGAGGAAACACATTCTTTTCAGGCAATATCACTaaaggaggtggaggaggaagaggaaattctATTTCAGATGATGCATTGGAAGGTGGAGGAGAAGGTGGAGATGGAGGTGGAAGAGAGCAGTCgctttcttttacattattttcagggTTCAAGTTGATTGGATTAAAGGACATTTCCATTGCCTTTTTTAAGTCTGTGGAAGTGTTTGTCTTCATTAGAAAGTCCTGGCTGTTCAAATAAACATCAGTCTTCTGCTTTCTGTTGGTTGCCTTAAATGTATTGTGGCCTTTTTGGGAGACTTTCACTTCTGTTGTATTTGACATGTCTTGATCTACAGGCAAAGTCTGCCATACTGGTTGAGggttcactttctttttctttatatctttattagAATATTGCATTTCTTGCTTTAACAAAGTTTGTTGCTGAAAGTCCCCTGAAACTTCACAAGTTTCTCCAGCTGTCTTGTTGAGTGGACCCCGGGTTGGACTGGGCTTAGAGCTTTGTGTTTCTGTTGATATTTCAGTgttttggacattttttaaattcttcacaGGGAACGACTCAGTCTTTTGGTGTTCGTGCCTCAGTTTGCAAGTCTGAGTCCATTGCGTTCCAACTGTTTCATCAATAGATTGGGCAGAATTGAAAACAGCATCCTTCTTCTGTTCTCTCACTATCtctgattcttttgtttttagattttcctTCACTGACACAGTCGAAGTCAATTGTCTGCTCATTTGTTCATCTCGAAGATGCTGCTTTGTTGTGGTATCAGTCAAGACACCCATTCTGTCCCCTGATTCCAACacatttttaatagctttgtGGTGTGAGTTAGACAGTCTTCTAAGGCTTTTCTCAAGAGCATCATTGTTTTGTTCACGATTTATGACAATCTTTACGGTGCCTTTAGGGGCTTTTGGAAGATTAACCTCAGTTCTTTCTTCTGTTAAATTCCCATGACAAGAGGTGCCTGTAGTTTGTTTGAGAGTGTCTGTTCCCCCTTGCCACCTGGCTGCTGGCTCAAGTGGTCCTGGTCTTGGCTGCAGAACACTTTTTTTGTCCGTCTGGACAGCCACCTGATGAATCTCTGTTTTCTGCTGACCTTGTGAGGATCCGACCATCACAGCTTGCACATGTTCTTTGATTACACCTCTTTTATCCACGTCTTTGAAAGCTCTTTCTGCTTCTTTCAGATTCCTTAATGATGTTTCAAGGTCATCTCGGATAAGCTCCTTTTTCAAGATTTCTGTCCTTGTGTGTGCGGACTTTTCAAGGCATTCAATAGCTTTCTTAAAATCACCAGGGATGGCATCGGGCtgcttagtttcttttttttggtggctTGATTCCTTAAGTGACTTGAATGTAGCCAGTGTGTCaccttttataatttcttctgttttagcCAAAGTTTTCTGATTTGTGGCCTGGCTGAGGGAATTTAGGGTTGATTTCAAATCaccttttataatttcttctttgggtGTCTTACAAGATGTACTCTGATGCTCTGTCATAAAAGCCTTAACTGTATTCTGCACATCTCCTGGGATGATGTCAGTTTCATTAACTGTATGTTCAACCCGAGACCGTCTTTTCTTTAGTAACAGTTTTGTGCCCTCTACGTCACCACCGattatttcttcctccctttcttgtGTCTTAGCTGTTAGTGTCTCCTCTGATTCTGTCTGGAGTT includes these proteins:
- the XIRP2 gene encoding xin actin-binding repeat-containing protein 2 isoform X2, with protein sequence MARYQAAVSKGDGRSFSANMMEESEMCTVPGGLARVKKQFEKDKTDSSYNTFSQYQYQHRDRSEQEVINSSQVNISRSSQEMERHEQEASKVHKMDVLGTEMASHLEKHTEEINQASQLHQYVQETVIDTPEDEEIPKVSTKVLREQFEKSAQEKVLYSDKETTPAKQIKIENEYEEILKPSSVVGTSFTSCASTSQRKETSTTRCSDHSATSSTLAQAHATSLGKTEEFPPPPPDIFQTPIDVTAFSQSPEYPSPPRIPPVPKELYSKQRNLYELNRLYKHIHPELRKNLEKEYISEVSEIVSSQVNPGSSVSADVQQARYVFENTNDSSQKVQNSEREHMEWDEILKGEVQSMRWIFENQPLDSINNGSPEEDNISKGIADQEIIAGSDVKYTTWMFETQPIDTLGDHSSGTEENAEKIPELARGDVRTARWMFETKSLDSMNKMHQSQEESVVTAIKDITGGDVKTVRYMFETQHLDRIGQLHSVDEGYLLQLRSELREIKGNVKRSIKCFETQPLYVIRDGLGQMLEIKTVHREDVEKGDVRTARWMFETQPLDTINKDITEIKVVRGISMEENVKGGVSRAKWLFETQPLEKIKEDLEEVITEMETIIGTDVSRKCWMFETQPLDILKEVPEADPLRSEEIIGGDVKTTKHLFETLPIEALKNSPDIGKLQKITASEEERGDVRHQKWIFETQPLEEIREDKKEYIQTVKLEEVDRGDVRNYTHIFESNNLIKFDASHKIEVEGITRGAVELNKSLFETTPLYAIQDHLGKYHQVKTVQQEEILRGDVRSCRWLFETRPIDQFDESIHKFQIIRGISAQEIQSGNVKSAKWLFETQPLDSIKYFSNMEELESNTEQATDIVKGDVKTCRWLFETQPMESLYEKVSLMTGSEEIHKGDVKACTRLFETQPLDTIKDDSEATVQSQTVKQEEIQGGDVRTACFLFETENLDSIQGEDGKEIKSVQMDIQAGDVSSMRHRFENQSLDSISSSSEEVLKKIKTLKAEDIQKGDVLNCRWLFENQPIDMIKEGHEGDELVKTVTDIQGGDVRKGCFIFETFSLDEIKEESDYISAKEPITEEEIKGDVKNYRMLFESQPLYAIQDREGYYHEVTTVKKEEVIHGDVRGTRWLFETKPLDSINESETVYVIKSVTQEDIQKGNVSSVRYRFETQPLDQISGESRDIVPTVDCIQGGDVKTSKQFFESENFDTNAYIRTVSVNEIQKGNVKTSTWLFETHTIDELRGEGSEYESIKTVTQQDMQKGDVKQAVWLFENQTLDSIKEADESITKITKEDIPPSDVKTTTWLFETTPLHEFNGNRIEKVEIVGKSIKETLEELYSQKVIEAPGIIIEADEVGDVRMAKYKLMNQTSPEIQKEEIIRADLRNIMVNLLSKGDSTKREIWVSEEEKGNVNLTKTQLLNRSGEFHAEKEEIVSGDVKQAIKNLFSEERSVKKGILIQEDERGDINMTIYCLLHENAGDTIEREEVIGGDVKRTIHNLLSSISNNKISERAKIDASERGNVQFFTTCIETGALDYLKQLQTESEETLTAKTQEREEEIIGGDVEGTKLLLKKRRSRVEHTVNETDIIPGDVQNTVKAFMTEHQSTSCKTPKEEIIKGDLKSTLNSLSQATNQKTLAKTEEIIKGDTLATFKSLKESSHQKKETKQPDAIPGDFKKAIECLEKSAHTRTEILKKELIRDDLETSLRNLKEAERAFKDVDKRGVIKEHVQAVMVGSSQGQQKTEIHQVAVQTDKKSVLQPRPGPLEPAARWQGGTDTLKQTTGTSCHGNLTEERTEVNLPKAPKGTVKIVINREQNNDALEKSLRRLSNSHHKAIKNVLESGDRMGVLTDTTTKQHLRDEQMSRQLTSTVSVKENLKTKESEIVREQKKDAVFNSAQSIDETVGTQWTQTCKLRHEHQKTESFPVKNLKNVQNTEISTETQSSKPSPTRGPLNKTAGETCEVSGDFQQQTLLKQEMQYSNKDIKKKKVNPQPVWQTLPVDQDMSNTTEVKVSQKGHNTFKATNRKQKTDVYLNSQDFLMKTNTSTDLKKAMEMSFNPINLNPENNVKESDCSLPPPSPPSPPPSNASSEIEFPLPPPPPLVILPEKNVFPPSLSTEKIKAEFESFPGLLLPPPPEDEKSERECLSVFPPPPRPPTPSLKPAHLLSSSVQEKHSGAFVQYSQEEASSSQQTHSQAKIVTGKSRARLPPPTLPKPKLPKHIADKMYHGSPKVVSENSLADIECEIPPSKDEKRVMVATSSEHTETKQNMSKKCTGERKQVSMDSARSLSQTVPETSTPKDKQGKTPLVKSHSFPVGSGQQSPKPYVRKFKTPLMIAEERYRQQREQLEKQKQQSSCYNMVKKECQNQNISELEKEVLLQKTNAGVPQPGIESGVTIAQPNPDSQNHSQALGLCMDNQLSTMPAVTLAAKRLQHVLAASEDKSTTKKEVLQSSRNMIQSKSACEMKQSRQECSTQQTQQKYLEQLHLPQSKPVSPSIKVRTVKIPTLDHELNETDHSYESHKKQSEVAVRTITKQQYQESKKTEARNEYSDKQSVPEKCYQVPKKEKRVTLRLPVEPAGKSLESKLNGVNEKQREFRESESGKLPGTEEAIEGAPMIRSKEERLIVERKQGHLNKSEQKVVKQKVTDTHLDSQTEDFQQTHIQTSESQVEQKKLPQPYNNLQEEKCLGVKGIQQKQIFSNTKDSKQEITQNKSLFSSVKESQKDNGKCAINILEFLRKREELQQILSRVKQFEAEPDKNGLQTFQTLLNIIPVWLLSEEKREYGVHIALESNIEKIKEEIMHIKTQAEDMLESCENIIQTAMISSKAGKQRNKPTGLNEALSKVSHVDVSCNKSTEQKENTITEKTQHRQAATHHQATTHNNVKTHQEIKLDNRKVSPPSLKTRSPSPTFITIESTARRTETSPKDEFSQTPKKDSFAEPSPRPVSQTSGIHRANTSPSPPRSRSEQLVKLKDTTAKLSRGAIPCSPVSPVPIVEKRSEIITSPATLRRQIKIETRGTDSPPTITIPINVNHVDSGSFRESMEAQEEVRKVEKRATYVHKEGMNSTKHLVPETESFDSVEIIRQVEGPHLSEHTQRYEAANRTVQMAENFVNDHENEINRWFREFEDDPVFEAKSNTRVYVNGEANHNRKQESRAFCKEGFGLTSLENTSFTGFSCNRPKELQENIPVKQPSVRSETRSLSEHFSGLDAFENQIVGSKMTVSSHNSEAGRSGFDFKHAPPTYEDVIAGHILDISDSPKELRKNFQKTWQESERVFGSLGCATSDSSAAEMRTAFQEESAFISETATPRQRNMYTLSKDSLPNGVPNSRQAEFS